The Branchiostoma lanceolatum isolate klBraLanc5 chromosome 7, klBraLanc5.hap2, whole genome shotgun sequence nucleotide sequence AGACCACTTGTAAGAAAGCTATACACGTACCATGAACCATTATGCCGTTGTTCTATGCGTTCGACTTATGACCTTGCAGCTAACTAGAaggaaaaaatagaaaaagcAAACAGGAAGAAAAACGTTGTGCATTTGAATCTATCTTTTCACAGGGTTCATGCCAAGGTGCACTGCCTCATGGATCTACATGCATATCCGATGGATACTCAGACCTGCAGCTTATCAATAAATCTAGGTGAGATCTACAAATAAATACAGTTAATGTATTCAAATTTACAAAATGCGAAATGTAACAATGCCATGTTTAAGACTAAatataattacatacatgttgGCTTTGACACCAATGCATTTTCAACAGCCTTTGTTGTATTCCAAAACATGCCAAATCCAAATTTGATGGAGAGGAGTAGCAATATTTTTGCAAACGTGCTACCCCATCGTTTTGAAATTGCATTTTGGAAATGGGGCACGCTTTAGAATGCATACTGCTTGCGTACGTATTCAAACACTGCGTTGATGTCTTTACGTAGGCGGCAACTACCGGTTCCGTTGGGGTGTTCCATCGGCACTTGATAGTGGATTTGCCAAATCGGCAGTCATCTTACGACTACCTGGAGTACACTCACAACTACGCCTGGAGGTTCTGGAAATGCTGGCCTACACGAACTCCCACGTTTATCAAGGTAagtccatgttgatttgattctatggatggcatcctctgggacccccaaaactgatgcgagcgtgcgaataaagaTAAATGTTTtagttgcctttattatgaaatagtCAGGACGGTTAAACAAATGACACAGAAAATGGTATCATAGTAAATACTGGatgcttcatttttgttctttcacatttcctactttgactttggcattctacaacaataGTATTcaatttcagatttttttcaatttgcgaCATATGtctgctcattttgtagctgcttttcGCCGTCGGATTTACAGTACGGTaaaatttttatttatttttggaaatggacgaattCATGTGCGCGCGAATGTCATCCacgtaatcaaatcaacatgagcTAAAGTGGACAATGAATTGTTGCCAACATTCTACTCATATTTATTTGAGTGTCGTTTATCGCGCACTTTTTGTCGAATGGACTTGTACcctgagatgatgatgattatccaGGAGAATACTTGCGAAAAGTGTTTTAAATGTGTTCTAGCCCGTAGTCCGATACAAGCTTATAAGTACCGGGGATATGTCTTATAGAAGAACAATCCTTGTATTAGTCCCCAGAAATCGAGATCATAACCATGCCAGTAATCAAGTAAAAAATCTCAATACATTGAAATAAGGGTCTAGaccaaatgatttttgattATCATCTATTTATACATTATTACAAGTATTTTGCTTCCGGCAATAGAATACGAATGCACCTTTTGACTGACATTCTCCTTGGTCTCAGATGTTCGCTGTACCTACCAGTCGGAAATATGTGATTTCAACGGTGCAGAGGGATGCTTAAGGCATTGTCCAGACTCTGAAGAAAGATGCCATAAGTGTAACCATTATTTTGGCGATTGCAGTGCCCGTAGTGTCGCCAAGGAATGTGAAATGACGAAATTCGATCGTAAGCAACTTACTTCgtcgttttttgtttgtttaaaatattcttgaatatgtaattatgtgtgtatgtatgtattttgtgatgtacatgtagtgtttatgagccctggaagattagccccctagaggggcaaaagggtatctcaataaactcaacaaAAGAAATATCTTCTTAAAAAACTTCAATTGCACAATTCATATACGTCAGGCCATGCGAGCTATTGCTGGGCATGCACGGTAACATACAAGGGCATCCTATACAGGCAACTATCTTGCACactggtacattgtatacatatcTAAACCCTATATGTAATGCATTTGAAAAGGGGCGGCTTGAATAACTCTCCTTCATTCATATTTCACAAAAATCGTACAATAATGATACCTACTTTTGGTAATAGGCAGAATATTAGTATGGCATACTGACGTGTCCTCCAGACACTCCGTACCAAATGTATGGCATTCTGATCAAGCttgatgagtgagtgaatacATGAATAATCTACATTAAATAATATCTGCACATAACCCTGATATGAATTGTGAAGATGCTCATTTGAATAGATATGACGATTTCATAAATTTGGTAAGTGGTTGTGCCTTGTTGCCATCCTAACAGCGAAAGATATACACGTCTTCACTACGGGTGAAATGCGGTTCACGTTGGTGCGCCGCCTGAGGTACCATCTGCTGCAGACGTACATGCCGTGTATCTTCATCGTCTTCATGGCCTGGATCAACTTCTGGCTGGACATGGACTCTCCTCCTGCCAGAGTGTCTCTTGGTGTGACCACAGTGCTGACGATGGTCACACAGGTAATGTGACagtttttatttatctatttatctatttatttattcattcattcatcttaaAACATATGGGTAGTCTCTTTAGCCAAAGAAcggctgatttccaagggagcccataCGGGTACAGATAGTTGATAAATGTAATAACATAAAGTAATGATTAAACATAGGAATGAATacagaaacaaaatcaatttgccaAACAATAACACTGAAAtcactaaaaaaagaaaaaaaacaaggtctGAGGTCAAACTTCCATAATATAAACAGTTAACATAAAGAAGGTTTTAATATTAAAATATTCATAATACCATGAAACTATAGTAGTGTTGTAAGTGAGTAACAGTCATCAGTTGACGGATACTGAGAAGGATAATGTATGCATGTGTATTATGTTTTTCCGCTGCAATTAGTAGTTGAGACGGCAAGTCCTCGATTGGTTTTCGGGAAAGATGGAAAGCTCATATAAAAATCAGGGCgtttttttcaaagcttttgTTTTACGTAGGCCCTGGGTCAAAAGTAGTTGGAAGCCTGTACCGACACCCGTCTCTGTTTAATTTAGCTATAGAAGTGCGCAAGCCACTACTTAAACAGCTAAATGACCGAAAATACAGCAAAGGGCTAAAATGTCCAAAGTATTTTCTAGATGTTACAGACGATGCTAGAGACCGTGAAAACACAAAATTACTTAGAGAACCTTAGTTTAACAGCATTTCAAATTATgattgtgatgttttctgtttaCCCTACAGGGTGCCCAAACTTCACGAATACCGGAAGTATCTTACATCCGAGCTGTCGATGTCTGGATTTCCATGTGTCAGATATTTGTCTTCTTGGCTCTTCTCGAATATGCTGTTGTCAGTTACATAAAAAGGTGGAAACACATAAAGGTAATCAAACCTTTATTGTATCCAATTTGgactttttttgtcaaaagacATATTAAGAATCGTAGGAGGGGAACGAAATGTTTCCGTTCTTTTCCGAAAgtaggcgaaaatcaatgcgcgcggaGATATCATACTTGAAATTTACTTCCTGTGGCCTTTATCATGAATGCATTCGGTAGGTAGCCCTGGTGAAAAAATAAGACATTGCAACGTTTTATTGCTTTACAAGTAGAGTTGGCTTTGTAATCATTATCACTTTTTGATATGTAGTTTCATGATCATATGTttaatgatatattttgtcttggttttttttttcagaaggtCCAGAAGCCAACGTCGTCAATCGCCACAAACGAAAACAACACCACTGACTCCAATCAGCAACCTAATGCCATAACTACTGACTCCTATCAGCAACCAAATACTACTGACTCCAAGCAGAAACCTAACGCCAAGAAACAACGCTCAGGTCGATACTATGCTGAAGCGATCGAACGTGTTGCACGGATTGTCTATCCATTAGCGTTCCTTGTCTTTATCGTTATCTATGTCAACGTGTACTACAAGTTCAGAATTTAATAGAGAGACTGTCATCTTTGAAGTACCAACATGCACTAGATTACGCTAGTGTGACAGTCCATTACATCGCCTCACGTTTCTTTATTACACTTCTACTTTTACAAATTGATCCGGGGGAGACAATGCAAGTGACTACTCACTTCCTCTAGTTGACTCAATCGAATTAAAAGGTAATGTTTGCAGCCGTTGTCACCCCCCCCCACTAAACtgtaatgtttatttatttgaacgAAACTCAAATCTGCCCCCCTCCAATAAAACCATCAAGATCTTGTTATCAAATGTATATCGTCTGTCATTTTTGTAGTAGTAGATATATATTCAGAGAAAAGGCAAAAGAAGTGGGACAATTTCGTTCTCCTTGGGAgcaacgtttaaaaaaaaatgctatttcACACTTCATTATATTGGTCGGTTGGGTCGAGAAATTAGATTACGTCGGGTCATGTCCTGTTGGTTGGCTGAATTATTCAAGCGTAATGAAGGTCATTGGTGTACAATTAACGTTGAACTGATACCGTCAATTCTGTCCATTTGGTGAGACTTGCTATTGATTATTTATCACATTCCATCAgtccttaaaggcaaccaaagcaatgtttGTGCCCCCAAAAAATCGAAATAAAATAACGCTGAGATCATTTTGGTAGTGACATATACTAATCCTGTTAAGCACATTTAtgtagtaacttcatacttcCCACTAATCCTCAACGACGGTGAATGAGCCAGAgatcatactttgagcattttaaagacacgcaaaaatgtgatgtatgatgatccccttagtttcatgagcctacaaaaacttcaTCCATGATTTGCAGTGAGCTCTCGCATCACAGaaacatcatattttttttgcataatggacgttgtattacattgtgataatgttgtttgaactaatcatgtatagaaataactaaatgaattgactttcaaaatccgattttcgggccctaatattgcttgggttgcctttcaCATTATTTCAATTCGTGAAACACGTAGTTGGAAAAATTATGACAACTCTTTTATTTCATGGTCATCTTATTTATAGTCTATATCACTAGTGAAAAAATAAGATGAGACTAATTGTTTCTCTAATAGATCATCCTCTTACTGGTGAATTAATGAGATATAATCCTCTAACCCATTTGTTTACTTGAGAAAGCTTTAATTCTCTATCAGGGAATAAATGAGATAGAGCCGAAAGGAAATCAATTAGAATCATCATATACTTAAAAAAACCGACATACTAGTATGTGATGAATAACTATAGCTCATTTGGTGAGCCTTGATTGTGGAATCAATCAAGACACAATTGAATCATCTTATCAAGAGCCCTGCTTGCTGAATCAATCAAAATTCACACAGAATAAATCACATTTAAAAGCTGCAACCATACCTTCGTGTAACACTTTACATTTCATGTTGCAATGtgtcaaaatacgattttgtaTCGGAATAGCGAAAAAATGGTAAAGCTTTCGAGAGAAAATTCAACCATGCTGTATGTTGGCTAACATGGAACCACGTGATATCCAAAATGCGCGTTATATATAAAAATGACctaaagaaatgaaatcataaatgataatgtTATGAAATATGGATCCCATAAACGTCTTCAGTTTATTGGTGTCTACAAGTATAACGTAGTTTATATCGAGCGGAGAAGACGGTGCCTTGGGAGAAAATGTCTCCGAAGACGCCCAATCAAGTTCAATTTAGTTCTTTTCAGTTTATCTACACATCGGACGCTGTCCACTGACTGTTGTGGGTGGTATGACCTGTGGAGTCTTGCTAGTCGACTGAGATCTTCGTACGACATGTTCGCGATACAGACGTACTGTTTTTTCGTTCTTTGTGTATATTTCATCAGCCAAGTGTCGTCTGACAGTGGCTCAACGAGTGACATGAACGGGTAGGTGTGCATGCCCCTACATACCTTCAATATCTTTATTTTGTGGTTAGTTATTGGTATCCACAGCACGCAAGCATTGAAGATGAAGTACCCCTTATAATGATGGCACCGTACCTTGAATGGCGTGCCCCATTTTTAGGCCCAACAGTCAAAATGGTGTCACTTGTAGGGAAACCGTAAGTACAAAATGATTACCGTCAAGTCCAACAAGAAAATAGATTTATTTTTAGATCGTCTTGACGTTATAATGCAATTATTTATAAGCTAACGCCCAAGGGTTCGGCAGGCTGTTGAAATGTGGGGCCTGCGACAGGTTTTATGTCTACATTATAAGGAGAAACTAGGGCTTCTATGCATATTGCTGTCAGGAGAATCAAAgcagaatacatgtacacttaagAACACTGGCGTCTAAAGGAATTAAGGATTACGAGCTACAAAAACTCCAGGGACGGAGCCATGATACATGAAGACAATATTACGAGTATGTGCTTAGATTTATCAGTCAGTGCTCCGCCCTGCATTATCGTGAGGATTTCAGGGCTGGGGTCAAACTGAGCACGTAGCTTTTGCAAGATATCACTGACAGCCAAGCATACATAATCTTCATGTATTATCGTGAGAATGATGAGCACGTAGCTTTTGCAAGGATTTTGATACATAACCTATGCAGTAATACAATAAATGGGTATGCTTAGCATGCTCGCATGCCGATATAGGGATCCTTTGGGGGTATATCTGATTGGTAGCAATGGTGGTTATTGATGCATTTTGTTGCAGGGAAAATAATGGTGGTTCGTTGATTGAGGACGCTATAGCTAGTGAGGACTCCGGATTCACCTGGGCCCCGCCTGACGATTATGATAATAAGACAAGGCCGGGGACCCCCGGTAGGCTTACCCATCCTTTGTATCAGTCGTTAAGTACACAGCACTATTAACACTCCTTAGCTTTGAATGAAGAAGATTATAGGTGATTCTTTCATAGGATGATTATTAGAAATCGACTCTCTGTCGTAAGTGTATGCTATCAccattttgcatcttttgaaGGGGAATTTAAACACCGTGAATTCCTGTCGCGTCGTATGAATAGGCAACACTGTCTTGCAATATTGATGAAGTTCACGTTGTGGTCTATCCAGCAGGGACATACACTTGAGGCACGTAATGCTTTGATGTAGAATGTATTCGGTACCGTAGGTAACAATAGGCAATTTTTTTCCTATCACCATGCTTCCAAGCAGCAAATAACTGATTTTATCAACAGACAAAACGATTTAGGCAAAGCTCCCTTTTTTACGATGATCACAGCACATCAGTGTGAAGTTCCTGAACACATTTATTAGAGTCATTTACAATCATATGAATGAtctcatttgaatgttacaGGGACCCTACTGGACGTGAACTGTTCGGTGTACGTCACGAAACTGGGTCCTTTCTCGGACAGAGCTATGGTAATCTGACACCTTTTTATCTTAAATTGATACCTTTAAATATTAAAATGTTATGTCTACAATAATACGAAGTAACGTTAAAGATAttgtttatttgatttttttcccttttccaTCCTGTCAGACATTTTTGATCTCAATTGTCCTGCAATACATCAAGcaacagaatttgataaagCTTTGTATATTATATGAAAGCACCTCGCTGTAATATTTGCAAATCGCTACACGTATGTTTAGGCAGAATTGGCAAATGTAGTAAGTGAAACCCAAAATTCTATACACTTCGAAATATCATTTTTGACGAAActgaaattacattttttgtcgAAAAAGTGCTAGGGTAGAGAATTTCGTATATTATTGTTTTGGGATACTACTATTTTCCCCATAAGTATACAAATGGTCATACTGTGGATTGGATGCGTAAAcggcatttttgtattttctcaAGAATGTTTGCTTTTTCAGCTTAGTCTCTAATATGTaatatagcctggaatccaaacctattatagctagTCTTGAAAGACGTAAAAGACTTGGCAGCTATTataatttattcatttatctttttaaattcattttatcgcaagttcatgcccaaaggctaattgcagacaaacaagtacatggataatacatggaaatcgaaatattTATcaagtctactgtgaaagttctatgttaactatggttgactatggttggtttgacttctttttttgaagACAGTGAAAAATGAACTGGCCCACGTTTACTCTTATAAACATGGCAatgataatagtctttattgcatattcctgttCATATACTAggctaaatgcacaaatgaccgcatgtggtctataagaagcaaaatgtgaaacatgaattgataaaatgctacattctaacattgaaataatacaaaatgataCGAAAAATGCTgttaattacaggtttgcgatagcaaaacctatttTGCATCCAAGGAAGGGGCGGCCATgatggatgtgaccattttattgggaggggtgtttttttgtcgctaatgttgggtgtgactattttgacggaggggtgtttttcttgctagttggctttttttgtctttttccatCCTGTTAGACATTTTTCATCTCATTCGTCCTGCAATGCTGGTGGAAAGATGAGAGACTCCCCTCCCACAAAGCCATGGTTGACGAGTCCGAAAGGAGAATTTGGAGACCACTCATAACTCCAGTCATACACGCAGATGTTACCAAAAACGAAGAAATGATTTACCCAGTGGTTTACCCTGGAAAGGTCGTTTTCCTGACAAAAATGTAAGTACACATTTAGGCTTCGATTTAAGAAATACCCCTCCAACATATCCAACCATATCTATCTTcatgtgtctctgtctttctatatatatacatatatataaacacaCTTGTCTCTCTCTTTCGAAAATCAGTGGAATCTCTCTATATTAACACATTATATAAATATTTTTAACAACATTTTACTATCTATTTTTACAGCTATGACATGAGGGTCCCGTGTCAGATGCACCTCTACACCTATCCTCATGATCGGCAAATATGTGGTTTACATATGAGCTTCGGTAGGTAAAATATGACTGTGTATGCGCAAATTGTATTTTAGTGACTAACAGGAATACAGACAGGCTAGGTATTTCTCCACATTTTCTCTACTTGTTCTTACAATTTATGTCTcttatttgaaatatttcaccTACTAAAAGAAGATATGCAGTTGGTATAGTACAAGTCCAAATACCAGTCAAATATGTATCAAAGACACAAATCTCGTCTAATGTTTCGGTCACATTtacaccggtgcccgtagggggtgtagccccggccgggccccaaagccacaaatttgtcccggtggacaaGCGGACACCCGAAGGGTACCTCTTGCAGTTCTAatgattagctcacggcgcctatttgttaccgggtcccgtgTTGTTTTTAAGTGGGAATTAAAATCATATCGGGGCCCGGTCCAGCCCAAAAATAGCCTGTTGACCAATTGAGACCGAAGCATTAGGCGAGTGTCCTGTCATTGGTATTCTGTCATGTCTCCGCAGTTGGTGGGTTGAAAGTTGGTTGGACTTCCTCACTCTACCTGCAGACCGAATCTCCCATCGCTATCTCCATGACGAATGTGCGCTCAGCGTTCAAAATCGAACAGGTCGACTTCATCAGCTACACGCTCAACGTCCAAAGCTATCGTGAGTATCGCTGAGTCTATTTCCTAATTGCTTTAGATCTATGGTAACTTTAAAGTATACTTATGGATGTTACACGTATAATTTATCTCGGAAAAAAGTCATCAATACAGCGCCACAATGTTTAAGCTACGCACATATTTAAGATGCATAGAAAATTAAGAAGCTGAAATGACATTCTGGCAGACGAGAGTAGATGAGCAAAAAGGATCTGAAGGTCATATGTATTGAAAATGACTCGACATGTAGAAAACTTAACGTTCGTTCCAATGTTGATTGAGGTTAtaaatccaggtaataagacacacAAAGTAACATCTACTCACTGACAAGCAAATGTTGATAAATttgggaaacggtcagacgttttaggcAGCACCCAAAACCTTTTGTCTGAGTACGATTTTTAGATCAGCAGGGTTTTAATCTAAAGCCATTAATTGATATGCTTGAGCAACAGTGTATACCTTGCGTTTGGTCCAACGCCAACATTTTGGATCAAACTAATTGTGTCGTATTATATTTCACCATTAACCTCTTGACGTGTCACAAGCCTTACATTTATTACTTGGCAttacacttattgagaagagttggggtgacccggtgtgcttggctaaaaacgcaagccgtggcgaagccgcattgcactaccactacgtagctacttgaaaaagcatcatgcttcgcctcaattgaggatgactgctttgctTTTTTTACTATTACTGAATGCTGAGTCTACATCTCACAACAACATCTTCTTTCTGCAAGATTCCCTTCTTGATAAGTTTTTCCGTCTCAACCAAAAGTTATTGGAACTAGTGTTCATCTCCTAGCATAACCACCtattatagatatagataataTCCCATCAGCTTAGTTCAGTGTCCAGAATAGGTCTCTTTGCCTTGCTCTGAGTAAGCGTAGAAATTATTTTCACCTTTTGTAAACCCATCTCGTTGTAGGAGATACTTGTATCTATCAGAGTGGTACCTGTGACTACTCTGGCTATGCAGACTGTATAAAGATGGGGGTCAAATGTTTCAAGGCGGAGAACCTGAACACAACTGCCTGCATCGAATGCCTCCAATTTGGGGGTAGATGCAAGCAACATACCCCAATTCAAGACTGTTCTCCATTTCTGGACAAAGGTTAGAgctcattgataaaaaaaatgtcaacgaCAATGGAGTTTATTGCACATTCATGGCCAACAAGGGTCAAATGCATTaatatatcaagaaaatactaaGAAAACTTTTTTGTGATTTATCTATGATTACACGCTTCTTCTCTGTTCTTAAGTCGTGTGTAGACGAATTCACAGAATCTTTATATTTGTTATACATCATTTTCATGGCATGAATCGTTCAGTTCGTGCACTTCAATCGTTGCAATTGTCATTGTAACATGAACACGTTTTATGTCACCATTATAGTTTTACATTGACATTTTGCCAACCATTTTAACCTATGAGAGTGCCATTCGTTTCATGTCTACCCACTCTTAAAGGAACGAAAATTGTAATCTGCCAGGAAATATACAAAAAGAATCTGATATGATTGTTTAAACTGTTTCTTTCAGTTAACCTTGTTGGGGATTTCCATACAACGTTGGAGTTCCGGTTTGCTTTGTCTCGTCTTCTGAGTTATCAAATCCTCCACACGTACGTGCCTTCCTCCTGTGTGGTGGCGATTTCCTGGGTTTCGTTCTGGCTTGATCCAGCTTCTGCTCCGGCCAGAACCAGCCTGGGAGTAACGACTGTCCTGACCATGGTCACACTGGTAGGtgaaggtctcattcctgtattactccgagtgggtaccctaaaagagtccgttgccccaaaaatgaacggctgcatgaacgtgtgtctatatcggtgggaaatttccttttagctagcccagctgatatcaagcgtcaaactgatgaaagcttatttgtaactgaagaaattagcaggcaaagttcggcagccgcgcgtaaggtcggaagtacacagcccgggcattgtgtgtgaatcggtccggcgcttacagctggaaagtggctttaaggggtgtagccaagtgcagattgtaattgctatcaaaagagattgtgtgtagtgaaaatgtttttttttttttttacataa carries:
- the LOC136438680 gene encoding glycine receptor subunit alpha-1-like, which produces MLAYTNSHVYQDVRCTYQSEICDFNGAEGCLRHCPDSEERCHKCNHYFGDCSARSVAKECEMTKFDPKDIHVFTTGEMRFTLVRRLRYHLLQTYMPCIFIVFMAWINFWLDMDSPPARVSLGVTTVLTMVTQGAQTSRIPEVSYIRAVDVWISMCQIFVFLALLEYAVVSYIKRWKHIKKVQKPTSSIATNENNTTDSNQQPNAITTDSYQQPNTTDSKQKPNAKKQRSGRYYAEAIERVARIVYPLAFLVFIVIYVNVYYKFRI
- the LOC136438056 gene encoding glycine receptor subunit alpha-2-like — encoded protein: MFAIQTYCFFVLCVYFISQVSSDSGSTSDMNGENNGGSLIEDAIASEDSGFTWAPPDDYDNKTRPGTPGTLLDVNCSVYVTKLGPFSDRAMTFFISFVLQCWWKDERLPSHKAMVDESERRIWRPLITPVIHADVTKNEEMIYPVVYPGKVVFLTKIYDMRVPCQMHLYTYPHDRQICGLHMSFVGGLKVGWTSSLYLQTESPIAISMTNVRSAFKIEQVDFISYTLNVQSYRDTCIYQSGTCDYSGYADCIKMGVKCFKAENLNTTACIECLQFGGRCKQHTPIQDCSPFLDKVNLVGDFHTTLEFRFALSRLLSYQILHTYVPSSCVVAISWVSFWLDPASAPARTSLGVTTVLTMVTLSTKIGATPEHNYVRAIDIWMLSCKLFVVLALLEYAFVNFAARQASKAPIIPERTDTDENQEDKSFVPNEDSLDESSAIQLPKIKFTITGYNMAKKLDYVSRFLFPTVYIAFVATYFGVLSSFEH